One stretch of Nocardia mangyaensis DNA includes these proteins:
- a CDS encoding helix-turn-helix transcriptional regulator — MLRAIDAATAAGIVRRFADDTSGFTHALIRDAVYADLTPSRRTALHRAAATALTERRGPDSAVAGVIATHWRRASARAESPPCLDWSRRAARSAREAAAYAEAIRFGQWAIDAAGSTATEAERAELLIDLARDEFAAGRITDSLERCVRAGALAESAGRPDLLAEAGLVVHGVTAPTVMTQLDQLCGRALHQLDPAEHADLIARILAQYALSAADRGAGAQARELSERAMRAAARSTDPDVALDVIHARHLASSSLEFLDERIELAARAVEIAADAEQPLAQLWGYAWTADAALQRGDLTAFDAALDHIELLTDRRRLPIARWHLLRLRATRSVLVGELAASLEYDSAAHELAVGIGDLSLAGLHHAFRGMYAAIVGHVERAELDAAVTALAVAPKIPIAQLFAPMMHALAGDLDEARALFEPLRTLPDTLEVGPRWAGTMHSVGIVAGLLDDTVTADRVYRVYRGVEQHYSADGTGALICVGSLARVRADNARVAGHLDEAVALYHRGLAMDAAIGAKPFVALGHLGLARTHLARAIQPGAHAREVCADLRAARTAAEQAAAVFRRLGMSYRLLETDALLTEVTTATRAADPLTAREREVHDLVACGLSNREIATRLVLSERTVESHVRNILAKLGIAARTEIPRRPAESPHSG, encoded by the coding sequence GTGCTAAGGGCCATCGATGCGGCGACCGCCGCCGGTATCGTGCGTCGCTTCGCGGATGACACCAGCGGATTCACCCACGCGTTGATTCGGGACGCGGTGTACGCCGACCTCACACCCTCGCGACGGACCGCCCTTCATCGTGCGGCCGCCACCGCCCTGACCGAGCGCCGCGGCCCGGATTCCGCTGTCGCGGGGGTGATCGCGACGCATTGGCGACGCGCGAGTGCCCGCGCGGAGTCACCACCGTGCCTGGACTGGTCGCGACGGGCGGCGCGTTCGGCGCGCGAGGCGGCCGCCTACGCGGAGGCGATCCGGTTCGGGCAGTGGGCGATCGACGCCGCCGGGTCGACGGCGACCGAGGCCGAACGTGCCGAGCTGCTCATCGATCTGGCTCGTGACGAGTTCGCCGCGGGCCGGATCACGGACAGCCTCGAGCGTTGTGTTCGAGCCGGCGCCCTGGCCGAGAGCGCGGGCAGGCCCGATCTGCTGGCCGAAGCCGGTCTCGTCGTCCACGGCGTGACCGCCCCGACGGTCATGACTCAGCTGGATCAGCTCTGTGGCAGGGCTCTACACCAGCTCGACCCGGCCGAGCACGCCGATCTGATCGCGCGGATTCTAGCCCAGTACGCCCTGTCGGCCGCCGATCGCGGCGCGGGCGCACAGGCAAGGGAACTGTCGGAACGGGCGATGCGCGCCGCGGCGCGATCCACCGACCCCGACGTTGCCCTGGACGTGATCCACGCGCGGCATCTGGCGTCATCGAGCCTCGAATTCCTGGACGAGAGAATCGAACTGGCGGCCAGGGCGGTCGAGATCGCCGCCGACGCCGAACAACCACTCGCCCAGCTCTGGGGATACGCGTGGACGGCCGACGCCGCCCTGCAACGCGGCGACCTCACCGCCTTCGACGCCGCGCTCGACCACATCGAACTCCTGACCGACCGGCGTCGCCTCCCGATCGCCCGCTGGCATCTGCTTCGCTTGCGCGCGACGCGATCGGTGCTCGTCGGTGAGCTCGCCGCGAGCCTCGAATACGATTCCGCCGCGCACGAACTGGCCGTCGGCATCGGCGACCTCTCGCTCGCGGGCCTGCACCACGCGTTCCGCGGTATGTACGCGGCGATCGTCGGCCACGTCGAGCGCGCCGAACTCGACGCCGCTGTCACCGCGCTCGCCGTCGCACCGAAGATTCCTATCGCGCAACTGTTCGCGCCGATGATGCACGCGCTCGCCGGGGATCTCGACGAGGCACGTGCGCTGTTCGAACCGTTGCGGACGCTGCCCGACACGCTCGAGGTCGGCCCGCGCTGGGCAGGCACCATGCACTCGGTGGGGATCGTCGCCGGACTCCTCGACGACACCGTCACCGCCGACCGTGTCTACCGGGTGTACCGCGGCGTGGAACAGCACTACTCCGCCGACGGCACCGGGGCACTGATCTGTGTCGGCTCGCTGGCCCGAGTACGCGCCGACAATGCCAGGGTGGCCGGCCACCTCGACGAGGCTGTCGCGCTCTACCACCGCGGCCTCGCGATGGACGCCGCGATCGGTGCCAAACCCTTCGTCGCCCTCGGACATCTCGGCCTCGCTCGCACTCATCTGGCACGGGCCATCCAGCCCGGCGCACATGCTCGCGAGGTGTGCGCCGACCTGCGTGCTGCCCGTACCGCCGCCGAGCAGGCCGCCGCGGTGTTCCGTCGTCTCGGCATGTCTTACCGCTTGCTCGAAACCGATGCGCTGCTGACCGAGGTCACCACCGCCACCCGCGCTGCCGACCCGCTCACCGCCCGCGAACGCGAGGTGCACGACTTGGTCGCCTGCGGCCTCTCCAATCGCGAAATCGCCACTCGACTGGTGCTTTCCGAACGCACCGTCGAATCCCATGTGCGCAATATCCTCGCCAAACTCGGGATCGCCGCCCGCACCGAGATCCCCCGCAGACCGGCCGAAAGCCCGCATTCCGGATAG
- a CDS encoding YceI family protein: protein MNLMGAGTRWTADPEHSGAVFQVAHFGGAVHGNVPVRAGLLALGPDGQPITVSGVVDLAAISTGNPRRDRDLRKPRFLDLDRHPRMTFTAEDITTTDGQWRVAGVASARGRTVPLIFTVDGFDITDTTVALTAHAVLDRKQLGLRAPNVLIGRWVDITVRVVLRATAPAPAAARG from the coding sequence ATGAACCTGATGGGCGCGGGGACGCGGTGGACCGCCGACCCCGAACACAGCGGCGCCGTTTTCCAGGTCGCCCACTTCGGTGGCGCGGTACACGGGAACGTACCGGTGCGGGCGGGGCTGCTCGCGCTGGGGCCGGACGGACAACCGATCACGGTGTCGGGCGTCGTCGACCTGGCCGCGATCAGCACCGGCAACCCCCGGCGCGACCGGGACCTGCGCAAACCACGGTTCCTCGACCTCGACCGGCATCCACGGATGACGTTCACCGCCGAAGACATCACCACCACCGACGGGCAATGGCGCGTCGCCGGTGTCGCGTCGGCGCGGGGGAGGACGGTGCCGCTGATCTTCACCGTCGACGGCTTCGACATCACCGACACGACCGTCGCCCTGACCGCGCACGCGGTGCTCGACCGCAAGCAGCTCGGGCTGCGCGCACCGAACGTGCTGATCGGACGCTGGGTGGACATCACCGTGCGGGTCGTGCTGCGGGCCACCGCACCTGCCCCGGCCGCGGCGAGGGGGTGA
- a CDS encoding AAA family ATPase, protein MRTPSVGRHQEIARLRAAVLAAGSGAGRFVLVSGPAGIGKSWLTDRAAELAAEAGMRSTRGNAVDDVGMPPLWPWRRAARSLPELTAALNTVTEPGRGAAERQFRMFTEVADALTAAAAPTGLLLILEDLHWADPTSLALLGHVAAHTDRAQLLIVATAREPAGETLLAYEPDWLRLAHTQLISVGPLSEQDVRYWLECHGLRTDYAARVHARTDGNPLLVRLVIESDPAQSDDPLVAVPGFRRLVLTQLDRLSAEDVDILGAASMLGERIDVDVLTAVVTTVGDPPQRGTPGETSARTEHRGSPAEDGRGGARTVGRAAAC, encoded by the coding sequence ATGCGGACTCCGTCGGTCGGACGGCATCAGGAGATCGCGCGGTTGCGCGCGGCGGTGCTGGCGGCTGGGTCGGGTGCGGGGCGGTTCGTGCTGGTGAGCGGCCCCGCCGGGATCGGCAAGTCATGGCTGACGGATCGAGCCGCCGAACTGGCGGCGGAGGCTGGCATGCGATCAACGCGCGGCAACGCCGTAGACGACGTGGGGATGCCGCCGCTGTGGCCGTGGCGGCGGGCGGCCCGATCGCTCCCGGAGCTGACCGCCGCGCTGAACACGGTCACCGAGCCAGGTCGCGGCGCCGCCGAGCGACAATTCCGGATGTTCACCGAGGTCGCCGATGCGCTCACCGCCGCGGCCGCGCCGACCGGGCTCCTGCTGATTCTCGAAGACCTGCACTGGGCCGATCCGACTTCGCTGGCCCTGCTCGGCCACGTCGCGGCCCACACCGACCGGGCCCAACTGCTCATCGTGGCCACCGCGCGGGAACCGGCGGGCGAAACCTTGCTCGCCTACGAACCCGACTGGCTGCGTCTGGCGCACACCCAATTGATCAGTGTCGGTCCGCTTTCCGAACAGGACGTGCGGTACTGGCTCGAATGTCATGGCCTCCGTACCGATTACGCGGCCCGCGTGCACGCCCGCACCGACGGCAACCCGCTGCTGGTCCGCCTGGTCATCGAATCGGACCCGGCGCAGTCGGATGATCCACTGGTCGCGGTTCCCGGCTTCCGCCGCCTGGTTCTCACCCAGCTCGACCGTCTTTCGGCCGAGGATGTCGACATCCTCGGTGCCGCGAGTATGCTCGGGGAACGGATCGATGTGGATGTCCTCACCGCCGTCGTCACCACCGTGGGCGACCCGCCCCAGCGGGGCACACCCGGCGAAACCTCGGCGCGGACGGAGCATCGCGGCAGCCCCGCCGAGGACGGTCGCGGCGGCGCACGGACGGTCGGCCGCGCAGCCGCGTGCTAA